In the genome of Solibacillus silvestris, one region contains:
- a CDS encoding molecular chaperone produces the protein MKLEFLKVEKIVETDKNKIIYIPAGGIQFGFKNKIISLKDPLRIGMTHGGSFLNIVRYIDFVVYDDLSIYTTGEIKRESLFGIVANEEVLLAIHKELTKSCKEVPSFKPLDVKEILSREFEDAHKQTS, from the coding sequence ATGAAACTTGAATTTTTAAAAGTTGAAAAAATCGTAGAAACAGATAAAAACAAAATCATTTATATTCCAGCTGGGGGCATCCAGTTTGGTTTTAAAAATAAAATCATTTCTTTAAAGGATCCATTACGAATTGGTATGACACATGGGGGCAGCTTCCTCAATATTGTTCGCTACATCGATTTCGTAGTTTATGATGACCTATCAATCTATACAACAGGTGAGATTAAGCGAGAGAGCTTATTTGGCATCGTAGCGAATGAAGAAGTGCTATTAGCCATCCATAAAGAGCTGACTAAAAGTTGCAAGGAAGTTCCGTCTTTCAAGCCATTGGATGTTAAAGAAATTTTGAGCCGTGAATTTGAAGATGCTCATAAACAGACGAGTTAA